From a region of the Listeria monocytogenes ATCC 19117 genome:
- a CDS encoding cobalt-precorrin-8 methylmutase, translating into MNYIKNPAKIEEKSFEIIQQIINDIRPDYTFQNKLEEAIIKRAIHTTADFDYLDSLVFQQDAIAKIIHVLQNKGTIFTDTNMALSGINKRLLDELGCKYHCYVSDPETMEIAKQHGITRSMAGIKLASLKDGPKLFVLGNAPTAVYKIIEMTESGELQADAVVAVPVGFVGAAECKEEILETDIPAIVARGRKGGSNLAAAIINAILITM; encoded by the coding sequence ATGAACTATATTAAGAATCCAGCCAAAATTGAAGAGAAAAGCTTTGAAATTATTCAACAAATTATTAATGATATTCGTCCAGATTACACATTTCAAAACAAGTTAGAGGAAGCGATTATCAAGCGTGCAATACATACGACGGCAGATTTTGATTACTTAGATAGCCTCGTTTTTCAACAAGATGCCATCGCGAAAATCATTCATGTTCTTCAAAATAAAGGAACTATTTTCACGGATACGAATATGGCACTTAGTGGAATTAATAAACGACTTTTAGATGAACTTGGGTGTAAATATCATTGTTATGTGAGTGACCCAGAGACGATGGAGATTGCCAAACAGCATGGGATTACACGCTCTATGGCTGGAATTAAACTCGCTTCTTTAAAAGATGGACCGAAACTATTTGTCCTCGGAAATGCGCCAACTGCGGTGTATAAAATTATCGAGATGACAGAAAGTGGGGAATTGCAAGCAGATGCAGTAGTGGCAGTACCGGTTGGTTTTGTCGGAGCGGCTGAATGTAAAGAGGAAATTTTAGAAACAGATATCCCAGCCATTGTCGCACGCGGTAGAAAAGGCGGTAGTAATCTTGCTGCAGCTATCATTAATGCAATCTTGATTACGATGTAA
- the cbiG gene encoding cobalt-precorrin 5A hydrolase: MNIDKLAIIAVTERGRDLAITLTKTVAATIFVPGKHCNEQTNSLTPDFGTAMREIFTKYQALICIMATGIAVRTLAPAIEDKLSDPAVLVMDEHGKFIISLLSGHVGGANELTEQIAMITGGAAVITTATDRANVAAIDNIAKQLNGYLPDFKATTKRINGLLAAGKEVGLYIDEPLNIDTRGFTMEEVSPQVYISTKYKLQVATHERIQLVPKQFILGVGCRKGVSAETIDAAFTHFCEQENIHPRAFREIHSITLKAEEPAILHLAEKWRVPFIVHPAEELQTVAGKYPTSAFVQKTVQVGNVALSSADIGSNGNVVTSRFAENGVTFAAGKLTKNSEVAK, from the coding sequence ATGAATATAGATAAACTGGCGATTATTGCTGTCACAGAACGTGGTCGCGATTTAGCAATAACGTTAACAAAAACGGTAGCAGCAACGATTTTTGTACCAGGAAAGCATTGCAATGAGCAAACAAATTCTTTAACGCCGGATTTTGGAACAGCGATGCGCGAAATTTTCACAAAATATCAAGCATTGATTTGTATTATGGCGACTGGAATTGCGGTTCGAACGCTTGCTCCAGCGATAGAAGACAAGCTGTCTGATCCAGCAGTACTTGTCATGGATGAACATGGGAAATTTATTATCAGCTTGCTTTCAGGACATGTTGGCGGGGCAAATGAACTAACCGAACAAATCGCTATGATAACTGGTGGTGCGGCAGTAATTACAACCGCAACAGACCGCGCAAATGTAGCTGCCATTGATAATATCGCCAAACAATTAAATGGTTATTTACCAGATTTTAAAGCGACAACAAAACGCATCAATGGTTTACTTGCAGCAGGAAAAGAAGTTGGATTGTACATCGATGAGCCATTAAATATAGATACACGCGGTTTTACAATGGAAGAAGTTAGCCCGCAAGTTTACATTTCAACTAAATATAAACTACAAGTGGCGACACATGAACGCATCCAGCTGGTACCTAAGCAATTTATCCTCGGGGTCGGTTGCAGAAAAGGCGTTTCAGCGGAAACGATAGATGCAGCATTTACACATTTTTGTGAACAAGAAAACATACACCCGCGGGCATTCCGTGAGATTCATAGTATTACTTTAAAAGCGGAAGAACCGGCAATTCTTCATTTAGCGGAGAAATGGCGTGTCCCATTTATTGTCCATCCAGCAGAAGAATTACAAACAGTTGCTGGAAAATATCCAACATCCGCTTTTGTTCAAAAAACTGTTCAAGTAGGAAATGTCGCCCTATCGTCAGCAGACATTGGTAGTAACGGAAACGTTGTTACAAGCCGATTTGCTGAAAATGGCGTGACTTTCGCAGCAGGGAAATTAACTAAAAATAGTGAGGTGGCAAAATGA
- a CDS encoding decarboxylating cobalt-precorrin-6B (C(15))-methyltransferase: MKDEVFIRGKVPMTKAEVRAASIDLLNLDDTSKKLLDVGAGTGSVGLQVACNFPKIQVTAIERNPDAVDLIKQNQAKFGLENVTVIEAYAPIELPEKETFDAIFIGGSGGNLTDIIDWSLAHLNPGGGLVLNFILLENALTAMNHLEKLTVSELTMKQIQVSSWHKLGAGHYFEPQNPTVIIGCKKLEE; this comes from the coding sequence ATGAAGGATGAGGTTTTTATTCGTGGTAAAGTACCGATGACAAAAGCAGAAGTGCGAGCGGCAAGCATTGATTTACTTAACTTAGATGATACGTCAAAGAAATTACTAGATGTTGGAGCGGGGACTGGGAGCGTTGGTCTTCAAGTTGCTTGTAATTTCCCGAAAATCCAAGTTACTGCGATTGAACGAAACCCAGATGCAGTGGATTTAATTAAACAAAATCAAGCGAAATTTGGATTAGAAAATGTAACAGTTATCGAAGCATACGCGCCAATTGAATTGCCTGAAAAGGAAACATTTGATGCTATTTTTATTGGTGGAAGTGGTGGCAATTTAACCGATATTATCGACTGGTCGTTGGCACATTTGAACCCGGGAGGCGGTTTGGTACTTAATTTTATTTTGCTTGAAAATGCGTTAACTGCAATGAACCATTTGGAAAAATTAACAGTGAGTGAATTAACGATGAAACAAATCCAAGTTTCGAGTTGGCATAAACTTGGAGCAGGTCATTATTTTGAACCACAAAATCCAACCGTCATTATTGGCTGTAAAAAACTAGAGGAGTGA
- the cbiD gene encoding cobalt-precorrin-5B (C(1))-methyltransferase CbiD, with protein sequence MEDFIYYNGKKYRKGYTTGTCAAAAAKACVEMILTQEEVSAVQVTTTGGTILEIPVAYQKFSKDKATAAVQKDGGDDIDATNGMWIFVDVDLTDNAEVVLDGGVGIGRATQKGISVAVGEAAINPAPRKNILATVRESLGENRGAKILVYAPEGEERAKRTMNSNLGIIGGISILGTTGIVTPMSDEGWKKSLSMELEMKRNQGLDQIILVPGNYGDDFVQNTLGFSSGNIVSMSNFVGYMLKETQRLAFKKVLMVGHFGKLVKVSAGIFTTYSKDADARAEILVANLALLGAPLSLLQAVEKCNTTEAAGELIEEAGFTQVYDVIVQKIKARSERFLKFTKPSVEVDVVTFSTERGLLAATKDIDVLREEWR encoded by the coding sequence ATGGAAGATTTTATTTATTATAACGGCAAAAAATACCGTAAAGGCTATACGACTGGTACGTGTGCGGCTGCTGCTGCTAAAGCTTGTGTGGAAATGATTCTAACGCAAGAAGAAGTGAGTGCGGTACAAGTCACAACTACTGGCGGAACTATTCTGGAAATCCCCGTGGCGTATCAAAAGTTTTCGAAAGACAAAGCCACAGCAGCGGTTCAAAAAGATGGTGGCGATGATATTGATGCGACAAACGGAATGTGGATTTTTGTAGATGTTGATCTAACCGATAACGCGGAAGTCGTATTAGATGGTGGTGTTGGTATCGGTCGCGCTACACAAAAAGGAATTTCTGTGGCAGTGGGAGAAGCGGCGATTAATCCGGCACCGCGGAAAAATATTTTAGCAACCGTACGCGAATCGCTTGGCGAAAATCGTGGTGCAAAGATACTAGTCTATGCACCAGAAGGAGAAGAGCGCGCGAAACGAACCATGAATAGCAACTTAGGGATTATCGGTGGAATTTCTATTTTAGGAACGACTGGCATTGTTACCCCTATGTCGGATGAAGGCTGGAAAAAATCCTTATCGATGGAGCTTGAAATGAAACGGAATCAAGGTCTCGACCAAATTATTCTTGTTCCCGGTAATTACGGGGATGATTTTGTTCAGAATACGCTTGGTTTTTCAAGCGGAAATATTGTTTCCATGAGTAATTTCGTTGGTTATATGTTAAAAGAAACACAGCGTCTAGCTTTCAAAAAAGTGCTAATGGTTGGTCATTTTGGCAAATTGGTGAAGGTTTCAGCAGGGATTTTTACGACGTACAGTAAAGATGCAGATGCGCGGGCGGAAATTTTAGTCGCTAATTTAGCTTTGCTCGGCGCCCCGTTATCGCTTTTACAAGCAGTGGAGAAGTGCAATACGACAGAGGCAGCAGGCGAATTAATTGAAGAAGCTGGCTTTACCCAAGTATATGACGTCATTGTGCAAAAAATCAAAGCAAGATCAGAACGATTTTTGAAATTCACGAAACCTAGTGTGGAAGTCGATGTAGTTACTTTTTCGACCGAACGTGGGTTGCTTGCTGCAACGAAAGATATCGATGTACTCCGGGAGGAATGGCGATGA
- the cbiB gene encoding adenosylcobinamide-phosphate synthase CbiB, whose protein sequence is MILLFYTSSFILDCLLGDPYSWPHPIKAIGNLIKWLTIILRKIFHGKSLYFAGGLLFVLTVGMTGVVSWFILFLSAKIAYWLYVAVFVYLGYTTLAMTCLAKEARKIQRTLADGDLAAARVQVGMIVGRDTDKLTAEEISKATIETVAENTADGVIAPLFYLFIGGPVLALMYKAVNTLDSMVGYKNEKYRAIGFVSAKMDDIANFIPARLAWFFLVIASFILRYDGRASWQIGLRDRKNHTSPNCAYPEGAVAGALGITLGGTHEYFGETVIKPTIGSGNKPVSEKEISQTIHLLYTASTIAFIIFASIYLLLF, encoded by the coding sequence ATGATATTGTTATTTTATACGTCATCATTCATTTTAGATTGCTTATTAGGTGATCCATATAGCTGGCCGCATCCTATTAAAGCGATCGGCAACTTGATTAAGTGGTTGACTATTATTTTACGAAAAATCTTTCATGGTAAATCACTGTATTTTGCCGGTGGATTGCTATTTGTTCTCACGGTTGGTATGACCGGAGTTGTATCCTGGTTCATTCTATTTCTTAGTGCCAAAATTGCTTACTGGCTTTACGTAGCTGTTTTTGTTTACTTAGGCTATACGACGCTTGCGATGACTTGCCTTGCGAAAGAGGCTCGGAAAATACAGCGGACCTTGGCGGACGGGGATTTGGCTGCTGCAAGAGTGCAAGTGGGAATGATTGTTGGTCGGGATACGGATAAGTTAACCGCAGAAGAAATTAGTAAAGCGACGATAGAGACTGTGGCGGAAAATACAGCGGATGGCGTTATCGCACCACTTTTTTACTTATTCATTGGTGGGCCGGTACTTGCTTTGATGTATAAAGCGGTTAATACACTGGATTCGATGGTCGGTTATAAAAACGAAAAATACCGCGCAATTGGTTTTGTTTCTGCGAAAATGGATGACATTGCCAATTTTATCCCAGCGAGATTAGCTTGGTTTTTCCTTGTCATTGCGAGTTTTATTTTAAGGTATGACGGGCGTGCTTCTTGGCAAATCGGGCTTCGAGATCGGAAAAATCATACGAGTCCTAATTGCGCTTATCCTGAAGGTGCAGTAGCAGGAGCGCTTGGAATCACACTTGGTGGAACGCATGAGTACTTCGGTGAAACAGTCATTAAACCAACCATTGGAAGTGGAAATAAACCCGTTTCAGAAAAAGAAATTAGCCAAACGATTCATTTGCTATATACGGCTTCAACGATCGCTTTTATCATTTTTGCAAGTATTTATCTACTATTATTTTAA
- a CDS encoding cobalt-precorrin-7 (C(5))-methyltransferase, protein MITVVGIGPGDTNLVINEAKQVLSTAEIVYGSTRQLQEITELTTATPMLLPKKLADLKNIPHQNKNVVILASGDPLLYGIGNWALANFSEDVRIVPGISAIQMMFHRIQLPMNDCFITSSHGKTPNFDFLLQHEKIAMVTDTIIGPYEIAAEILQRGLKKILFIGENLSSKEERIHKLKPEQVAKKYDMNVVVIVDEG, encoded by the coding sequence ATGATTACAGTAGTTGGGATTGGACCAGGAGATACAAATTTGGTAATAAACGAAGCAAAACAAGTGTTAAGTACCGCCGAAATAGTGTATGGATCAACAAGACAATTACAAGAAATCACAGAACTAACGACAGCAACGCCAATGCTTTTGCCAAAAAAACTAGCAGATTTGAAAAACATCCCGCATCAAAACAAAAACGTGGTTATTCTAGCTTCCGGAGATCCACTATTATATGGGATTGGCAACTGGGCGCTGGCAAATTTTTCAGAAGATGTCCGGATTGTTCCGGGAATTAGTGCGATTCAAATGATGTTTCATCGAATTCAATTACCGATGAATGACTGTTTTATTACGAGCAGCCACGGTAAAACGCCAAACTTCGACTTCTTGTTACAACACGAAAAAATCGCGATGGTAACAGATACAATCATCGGTCCATATGAAATCGCTGCTGAAATTTTACAACGTGGATTAAAAAAAATCCTGTTTATTGGAGAAAATTTGAGTTCAAAAGAGGAACGAATTCATAAGTTGAAACCAGAACAAGTAGCAAAAAAATACGATATGAATGTAGTGGTGATTGTAGATGAAGGATGA
- a CDS encoding cobyrinate a,c-diamide synthase: MNKILIAAASSGTGKTTITLGIMHALKKRGLRVQPFKVGPDYIDTNYHQAITGVASINLDSFLIDDDAMLATLFQKHGESADISVIEGVMGLFDGLGIDRDNSSTSFIAKCTKTPVILVVDGKAISTSAAAIVDGFNRFDPELTIAGVIINRVASENHFSLIKGAIERYTDVPVLGYLPKNAAVALPERHLGLVPKEEMTELETKWELLGDLIAEHVDLDRLLAISKTGAKLTVHPPEIQVPDFSGVRVAYALDAAFHFYYQDNLDFIRSTGATLIPFSPLEERKVPDADFIYIGGGFPEVFAERLAKNKSMRESILAAHEQGKPIYAECGGLMYLGSSLEMEAESYEMVGVFDGVSKMTTRLRKFGYCIAEPLEDTLLGKKGTAIRGHEFHHSVFETTEPTRMKLTKKRDGKIVKEWHGGYQKGNTFASYLHIHFYQNLLIITHMFGAIER, from the coding sequence ATGAACAAAATCTTAATTGCAGCTGCATCAAGTGGTACAGGTAAAACAACGATCACACTTGGAATTATGCACGCGCTAAAAAAAAGAGGTCTGCGGGTTCAACCATTTAAAGTAGGTCCAGATTATATTGATACAAATTATCATCAAGCGATAACAGGCGTTGCTTCTATCAATTTAGACAGTTTTCTGATAGATGATGATGCGATGCTAGCTACTCTTTTTCAAAAGCACGGAGAGTCGGCGGATATTTCCGTCATTGAAGGTGTAATGGGTCTTTTTGATGGACTTGGTATTGATCGTGATAATTCGAGTACATCTTTTATTGCTAAATGCACGAAAACGCCTGTAATTTTAGTCGTGGATGGTAAAGCGATATCCACTTCTGCGGCGGCAATTGTGGATGGATTTAATCGTTTTGATCCGGAATTAACCATTGCTGGGGTGATTATTAATCGCGTTGCTTCAGAAAACCATTTTTCATTGATAAAAGGGGCGATTGAACGTTATACGGATGTACCTGTTTTAGGGTATTTGCCGAAAAATGCGGCGGTGGCACTTCCAGAACGTCATCTCGGATTAGTGCCAAAAGAGGAAATGACGGAATTAGAAACGAAATGGGAGTTACTTGGTGATTTGATTGCGGAACATGTTGATTTAGATAGGTTGTTAGCAATTAGTAAGACTGGTGCGAAATTGACCGTACACCCACCAGAAATACAAGTACCGGACTTTTCGGGAGTGCGCGTTGCTTATGCGCTCGACGCCGCATTTCATTTTTACTATCAAGATAACTTGGATTTTATTCGCTCAACTGGAGCCACGCTGATTCCGTTTAGTCCGTTAGAAGAAAGGAAAGTTCCGGACGCTGATTTTATTTATATCGGTGGTGGATTTCCGGAGGTTTTTGCGGAACGGCTAGCGAAGAACAAATCAATGCGCGAATCGATTTTGGCGGCGCATGAACAAGGCAAGCCAATCTATGCCGAGTGTGGCGGATTGATGTATCTTGGTTCGAGTTTAGAAATGGAAGCTGAATCCTATGAAATGGTAGGGGTTTTTGATGGAGTTAGTAAGATGACAACGCGGCTTCGGAAGTTTGGCTACTGTATCGCCGAACCTTTAGAAGACACACTACTTGGTAAAAAAGGGACAGCTATTCGCGGTCATGAATTTCATCATTCTGTTTTTGAAACGACCGAACCAACACGTATGAAATTAACGAAAAAGCGGGATGGCAAAATTGTCAAAGAATGGCACGGCGGTTATCAAAAAGGTAATACGTTCGCTAGTTACCTGCATATCCATTTCTATCAAAATCTATTGATAATAACGCATATGTTTGGAGCGATAGAGCGATGA
- a CDS encoding cobalt-precorrin-4 methyltransferase, producing the protein MAEVHFVGAGPGDKELITLKGYQLLKEADVVIYAGSLVNPELLEYCKPDCEIHNSASMNLIEIIDCMEAGVTAGKEVVRLQTGDFSIYGSIREQVEEMKKRSIPFTCTPGVSSFLGAASSFGVEYTVPEVSQSVIITRMAGRTPVPSRESLRSYAAHQTSMVIFLSVQGIRKVVSELIKGGYKPETPAAVIYKATWAEEKKVTGTLEDIAEKVTEAGITKTALIMVGDFLGEEFYYSKLYDKDFKHEYR; encoded by the coding sequence ATGGCAGAAGTACATTTCGTCGGAGCAGGACCAGGAGATAAAGAGTTAATTACCTTAAAAGGATATCAATTATTAAAAGAGGCGGATGTCGTTATTTATGCAGGGTCGCTCGTAAACCCGGAGTTGCTAGAATATTGTAAACCAGACTGCGAAATCCATAATAGTGCAAGCATGAATTTAATCGAAATCATCGACTGCATGGAAGCGGGCGTGACTGCTGGTAAAGAAGTGGTTCGTTTGCAAACCGGAGACTTTTCTATTTATGGTTCGATTCGTGAACAGGTCGAGGAAATGAAAAAGCGTTCGATTCCCTTCACATGTACACCGGGTGTGAGTTCATTCCTTGGTGCGGCAAGCAGTTTTGGGGTCGAGTATACAGTTCCAGAAGTAAGTCAGAGTGTAATTATTACCCGAATGGCTGGCAGAACTCCAGTACCATCGCGCGAATCCCTCCGTTCATACGCGGCGCACCAAACCTCAATGGTAATTTTCTTGTCCGTTCAAGGTATTAGAAAAGTCGTTTCAGAATTAATCAAAGGTGGCTATAAACCCGAAACCCCAGCAGCAGTTATTTACAAAGCGACTTGGGCGGAAGAAAAGAAAGTAACCGGCACGTTAGAAGATATCGCAGAAAAAGTAACAGAAGCGGGAATTACGAAAACGGCGCTTATTATGGTCGGTGATTTCCTTGGAGAAGAGTTTTATTATTCTAAGCTATACGACAAGGATTTCAAACATGAATATAGATAA